In Amycolatopsis sp. EV170708-02-1, the following are encoded in one genomic region:
- a CDS encoding transcriptional regulator has product MSEDGLPQLDPVIHAQARLRVTVALSSLGPGDSITFPRLQQLLDMTPGNLSTHLRKLEDAGYVGITKAFEHRTPVTLVELTTRGRAAFEEYTKALHRLLEVPGDGRA; this is encoded by the coding sequence ATGAGCGAGGACGGGCTGCCCCAGCTCGATCCGGTGATCCACGCGCAGGCGCGGCTGCGGGTCACCGTGGCCCTGTCGAGCCTGGGACCGGGGGACAGCATCACCTTCCCGCGGTTGCAGCAACTGCTGGACATGACGCCGGGCAACCTGTCGACGCATCTGCGCAAACTCGAGGACGCCGGCTACGTCGGGATCACCAAGGCCTTCGAACATCGCACGCCGGTGACGCTGGTCGAGCTGACCACGCGTGGCCGCGCCGCGTTCGAGGAGTACACGAAGGCCCTGCACCGTCTTCTCGAGGTGCCGGGCGATGGGCGGGCATGA
- a CDS encoding amino acid ABC transporter permease, which translates to MAEADRSVAEPLPIVRRKHWGRWISAAIILVLLILLGIALGNAQIQWDSVPEFLWYRVMAVGLLNTVLLAVIAQGAAIVIGIVIALMRRSANPVARWFAAGYIWLFRGLPVLLQILIWYNLALVFEFISIPLPFGGYLLHEQTNVLITAFTAALLGLALNESAYMAEIVRAGLNSVDSGQTEAAKSIGMSPGATLRRVVLPQAMRVIIPPTGNDFINMLKGTSMASVIGVTELIHAANNISSNNLLVMETLLAAAVWYMVVVTVAGVGQHYLERAFDSEDRSRSAFSRAAKALRTAPLVRSERV; encoded by the coding sequence ATGGCGGAAGCTGATCGGTCAGTGGCAGAGCCGCTGCCGATCGTCCGGCGCAAACACTGGGGCCGGTGGATCAGCGCCGCGATCATCCTGGTGCTGCTGATCCTGCTCGGGATCGCGCTCGGCAACGCGCAGATCCAGTGGGATTCGGTCCCCGAGTTCCTGTGGTACCGCGTGATGGCGGTCGGCCTGCTCAACACCGTGCTGCTCGCGGTGATCGCGCAGGGGGCGGCGATCGTCATCGGGATCGTGATCGCATTGATGCGCCGCTCGGCGAATCCGGTGGCGCGCTGGTTCGCGGCGGGCTACATCTGGCTGTTCCGCGGGCTTCCGGTGCTGCTGCAGATCCTGATCTGGTACAACCTGGCGCTGGTCTTCGAGTTCATCTCGATCCCGTTGCCGTTCGGCGGCTACCTGCTGCACGAGCAGACCAACGTGCTGATCACCGCGTTCACCGCCGCGCTGCTCGGCTTGGCGCTCAACGAAAGCGCGTATATGGCGGAGATCGTCCGTGCCGGGCTGAACAGTGTCGACAGTGGACAGACCGAGGCGGCGAAGTCGATCGGGATGTCGCCGGGCGCGACCCTGCGCCGCGTGGTGCTGCCGCAGGCGATGCGGGTGATCATCCCGCCGACCGGCAACGATTTCATCAACATGCTCAAGGGGACGTCGATGGCGTCGGTGATCGGCGTGACCGAACTGATCCACGCCGCCAACAACATCTCGTCCAACAACCTGCTGGTGATGGAGACCCTGCTGGCCGCCGCCGTCTGGTACATGGTCGTGGTGACCGTTGCCGGGGTGGGACAGCACTACCTGGAGCGCGCCTTCGACTCCGAAGACCGGTCGCGGAGCGCGTTCTCCCGCGCCGCCAAGGCCCTGCGCACCGCGCCATTGGTGAGGAGTGAACGTGTCTGA
- a CDS encoding amino acid ABC transporter ATP-binding protein, whose protein sequence is MSEPLLKAVGVRKSYGHTEVLGGIDLEVHKGQVVCLLGPSGAGKSTFLRCVNHLETIDAGQVWVDGEPIGFRLRDGKLYELKEREVARQRRDIGMVFQRFNLFGHRTALQNVVEGPVRVLGVPLEEAREQALDLLDRVGLAHRADAYPAQLSGGQQQRVAIARSLAMKPKLMLFDEPTSALDPELVGEVLAVMGSLAAEGMTMVVVTHEMGFAAEAADEVVFMADGTVVETGPPGELLSSPKHERTKQFLARVLA, encoded by the coding sequence GTGTCTGAGCCACTGCTCAAGGCCGTCGGCGTCCGCAAGAGCTACGGCCACACCGAGGTGCTGGGCGGGATCGACCTCGAAGTCCACAAAGGACAGGTGGTCTGCCTGCTCGGCCCGTCCGGCGCGGGGAAGAGCACCTTCCTGCGCTGTGTCAACCATCTGGAGACGATCGACGCCGGGCAGGTCTGGGTCGACGGCGAACCGATCGGGTTCCGGCTGCGCGACGGCAAACTGTACGAGCTGAAGGAACGCGAGGTCGCCCGGCAGCGGCGCGACATCGGCATGGTGTTCCAGCGGTTCAACCTGTTCGGCCACCGGACGGCGCTGCAGAACGTCGTCGAGGGGCCGGTGCGGGTGCTCGGCGTCCCCCTGGAGGAGGCCCGGGAGCAGGCGCTCGACCTGCTCGACAGGGTCGGTCTCGCGCACCGCGCCGACGCGTACCCGGCGCAACTTTCGGGCGGGCAGCAGCAGCGGGTCGCGATCGCGCGGTCGCTCGCGATGAAACCGAAGCTGATGCTGTTCGACGAGCCGACGTCGGCGCTGGATCCGGAACTCGTGGGCGAGGTGCTGGCGGTGATGGGTAGTTTGGCCGCGGAGGGGATGACGATGGTCGTGGTGACGCACGAAATGGGGTTCGCGGCCGAGGCCGCGGACGAGGTGGTGTTCATGGCCGACGGCACGGTCGTCGAGACCGGCCCGCCGGGGGAGCTCCTGAGCTCCCCGAAGCACGAGCGGACCAAGCAGTTCCTGGCCAGGGTCCTCGCATGA
- a CDS encoding macrolide family glycosyltransferase: MQNQHIAMIGSTAPSHIYPSLAIIRELVARGHRVSYAVGEPLTGLIEPTGAEVVPHPSILPLGDQSAWPEDPASQMRVFLDEGIQAMPVLTDFYDENRPDLLLYDIGGLPAPLLARRYGVPAVQLSPTYVAWEGYEEDMGEMLTAIRTSPSGKDYSATFTRWLNENGIEADAWDWISHPPQVLALLPRAMQPNVERVPSSVRFVGPALDPERLADRSWTPPSNGRKVLLMSLGTAFTDQLDLFRACVDGFRDSVWHVVISIGQTDPAELGPLPDHIEVHRFVPQLAVLEAASAFITHAGMGGSTESLWYGVPTVAIPLATDGFGNAAKLAELGVGEQLAADEVTASTLRAAVERVAGSPSVAARLAEVRAETRGNGGIDKAADAVESFLA; the protein is encoded by the coding sequence ATGCAGAACCAGCACATCGCCATGATCGGCTCCACCGCGCCGAGTCATATCTATCCCTCGCTGGCGATCATCCGTGAGCTGGTCGCTCGCGGGCACCGGGTCAGCTACGCCGTGGGCGAGCCGCTCACCGGGTTGATCGAACCGACCGGGGCCGAGGTCGTCCCGCACCCTTCGATCCTCCCGCTCGGCGATCAGTCGGCGTGGCCGGAGGATCCGGCGTCGCAGATGCGGGTCTTCCTCGACGAAGGCATCCAGGCGATGCCGGTGCTCACCGATTTCTACGACGAGAACCGCCCGGACCTGCTGCTGTACGACATCGGCGGGCTCCCGGCGCCGCTGCTGGCCAGGCGTTACGGCGTTCCGGCGGTGCAGCTTTCCCCGACGTACGTCGCCTGGGAAGGCTACGAAGAGGACATGGGCGAGATGCTGACCGCGATCCGGACCTCACCGTCCGGAAAGGACTATTCCGCCACTTTCACCCGCTGGCTGAACGAGAACGGTATCGAGGCCGACGCCTGGGACTGGATCTCCCATCCGCCGCAGGTGCTCGCGCTGCTGCCGAGGGCGATGCAGCCGAACGTCGAACGGGTGCCCTCGTCGGTCCGGTTCGTCGGCCCGGCGCTGGACCCGGAACGTCTCGCCGACCGGAGCTGGACCCCGCCGTCGAACGGCAGGAAGGTCCTGCTGATGTCGCTCGGCACGGCGTTCACCGACCAGCTCGACCTGTTCCGCGCCTGCGTGGACGGGTTCCGCGATTCGGTATGGCACGTCGTCATCTCGATCGGCCAGACCGATCCGGCCGAGCTCGGGCCGCTGCCGGACCACATCGAGGTCCATCGGTTCGTGCCGCAGCTCGCGGTGCTGGAGGCCGCGTCGGCGTTCATCACGCACGCCGGCATGGGCGGCAGCACGGAATCGCTGTGGTACGGCGTGCCGACCGTCGCGATCCCGCTGGCCACCGACGGCTTCGGCAACGCGGCGAAACTGGCCGAACTCGGCGTCGGTGAGCAGCTTGCGGCCGACGAGGTGACGGCCTCGACGCTGCGTGCCGCTGTCGAGCGAGTGGCCGGTTCGCCCTCGGTGGCCGCGCGGCTCGCCGAGGTGCGGGCCGAGACTCGCGGGAACGGCGGCATCGACAAGGCGGCGGATGCCGTGGAGTCCTTCCTCGCCTAA
- a CDS encoding FadR/GntR family transcriptional regulator, giving the protein MTRHARIVDELGRLIVSGAFGAGRPIVPEDIGRRFSASRTVVREALRVLEAKGMVVARPRVGTWTRPPEHWDAIDPDVIAWRAGGPERVRQLADLRELRRAIEPQAAGMAAWHRRPDELAVLVAAHGLLEDAADVRAFREADRAFHTALLRASGNPLIARLHVPVVAALDEVPGDGVRSAHSLVLAAVLGKDADEAESATRRLLDIVAPDRRVSLP; this is encoded by the coding sequence ATGACCCGGCATGCCCGGATCGTCGACGAGCTGGGCAGGCTGATCGTTTCCGGTGCCTTCGGGGCGGGGCGGCCGATCGTCCCCGAAGACATCGGCCGCCGGTTCTCCGCGTCACGCACCGTGGTGCGGGAAGCGTTGCGGGTGCTGGAAGCCAAGGGCATGGTCGTGGCGCGGCCGCGGGTCGGCACCTGGACGCGGCCGCCGGAGCACTGGGACGCGATCGATCCGGACGTCATCGCCTGGCGGGCCGGCGGCCCCGAACGCGTCCGGCAGCTGGCGGACCTGCGCGAACTGCGGCGGGCGATCGAACCGCAGGCCGCGGGAATGGCGGCGTGGCATCGCCGCCCGGACGAACTCGCGGTCCTCGTCGCGGCGCACGGGTTGCTGGAGGACGCCGCCGACGTCCGGGCTTTCCGTGAGGCCGACCGCGCCTTCCACACGGCCCTGCTCCGCGCGTCCGGCAATCCCTTGATCGCGCGCTTGCACGTGCCGGTCGTCGCGGCGCTGGACGAGGTTCCCGGCGACGGCGTGCGGTCCGCGCATTCGCTGGTCCTGGCGGCGGTGCTCGGGAAGGACGCCGACGAGGCGGAATCGGCGACGCGGCGCTTGCTGGACATCGTGGCGCCCGATCGCCGAGTATCGCTGCCATGA
- a CDS encoding ABC transporter ATP-binding protein, whose amino-acid sequence MADAFSLEGLVKRFGDVLAVEDVSVRVAPGEVVALLGPNGAGKSTTIDMLLGLSRPDAGQVRVAGLGAAEAMDRGMVGAMAQNGTLLRDATVAELVGLFASLHRNPLPVREVLARAGVTEYANRRCGKLSGGEQQRVRFALALVGDPDLLVLDEPTAAMDVDGRRRFWASMREYTETGRTVLFATHYLAEAEDYADRVVLMRHGRVVADGPVGEVRAAVAGRVLRAVVPEATEAALAALPGVSRAVLRAGHAELSCADSDAAIRGLLREFPLAANIEITAVGLEEAFIALTADAAEGALR is encoded by the coding sequence ATGGCGGACGCGTTCAGCCTCGAAGGGCTGGTCAAGCGCTTCGGTGACGTCCTGGCCGTCGAAGACGTCAGTGTGCGGGTCGCGCCAGGGGAGGTGGTGGCGCTGCTCGGGCCGAACGGCGCGGGCAAATCGACCACCATCGACATGCTGCTGGGCCTCAGCAGGCCGGACGCCGGGCAGGTCCGGGTCGCCGGGCTCGGCGCGGCCGAGGCGATGGATCGGGGGATGGTCGGCGCGATGGCGCAGAACGGGACGCTGCTGAGGGACGCCACGGTCGCCGAGCTCGTCGGGCTGTTCGCCTCGTTGCACCGGAATCCGCTGCCGGTCCGCGAGGTGCTCGCGCGGGCAGGCGTCACCGAGTACGCGAACCGCCGCTGCGGCAAGCTCTCCGGCGGCGAGCAGCAGCGGGTCCGGTTCGCGCTCGCGCTGGTCGGCGATCCGGACCTGCTGGTGCTCGACGAACCCACCGCGGCCATGGACGTCGACGGGCGGCGCCGGTTCTGGGCGTCCATGCGCGAGTACACCGAGACGGGCCGCACGGTCCTCTTCGCGACGCATTACCTCGCCGAGGCCGAGGATTACGCGGACCGCGTCGTGCTCATGCGGCACGGCCGTGTCGTCGCGGACGGTCCCGTCGGCGAGGTGCGGGCCGCGGTCGCCGGACGGGTACTGCGGGCCGTCGTCCCGGAAGCCACCGAAGCCGCGCTCGCCGCGCTGCCCGGGGTCTCGCGCGCCGTGCTGCGTGCCGGGCACGCGGAACTGAGCTGTGCCGACTCCGACGCCGCCATCCGCGGCCTGCTGCGCGAGTTCCCGCTCGCCGCGAACATCGAAATCACCGCTGTGGGACTGGAAGAAGCCTTCATCGCGCTCACCGCCGATGCGGCTGAGGGAGCCTTGAGATGA
- a CDS encoding alpha/beta hydrolase → MRRVLITALTAATLASVAVTAPAGAAEAAQPVETITWGACTDPTLINAGAECGYLSVPLDYSRPRGEKIQLALSRVKHKTPEAQYQGVMLTNPGGPGGSGLLLATRGTRVPNHAGDAYDWVGFDPRGVGSSKPALSCIPDYMDYNRPNYVPTTRQLEKTWLQRSKSYADACAEKNSRALLENIKTTDTVKDMESIRKALRVEKLNFYGYSYGTYLGQVYGTLFPQHVRRMVLDSTVDPRNVWYQANLNQDVAFDVNLNIWFGWVAQHDGVYHLGKTQAAVKQVFDEQLKKVAAVPAGGFIGPDELLDVFQQASYYQLRWTLLGDALAKFVNKGDWQTMKGLFEAFGGRGDDNGYAVYLAVQCTDVKWPPSWQQWKRDNWRTYEKAPYFTWQNAWFNAPCLYWPAKPAKPVKVDGSKVPSVLMIGETLDAATPYEGSLEVRSRFPGARLIGEPGGTSHAITPRGNACVDNRIADYLATGALPDRKPGRTADVECAPLPLPVPPPAPASAPDAALSRVPA, encoded by the coding sequence TTGAGACGTGTTCTCATCACCGCGCTGACCGCGGCCACGCTCGCCTCGGTCGCGGTGACCGCGCCCGCGGGCGCGGCGGAGGCGGCACAGCCCGTCGAGACGATCACCTGGGGAGCGTGCACCGACCCGACGTTGATCAACGCCGGCGCCGAATGCGGTTACCTGTCCGTTCCGCTGGACTATTCGCGGCCGCGCGGCGAGAAGATCCAGCTCGCGCTCAGCCGCGTCAAGCACAAGACGCCCGAGGCGCAGTATCAGGGCGTCATGCTCACCAACCCCGGCGGCCCCGGTGGTTCCGGGCTGCTGCTGGCCACCCGCGGCACTCGCGTGCCGAACCACGCTGGCGACGCCTACGACTGGGTCGGCTTCGACCCGCGCGGCGTCGGCTCCAGCAAGCCCGCGCTTTCGTGCATCCCGGACTACATGGACTACAACCGGCCGAACTACGTGCCGACGACGCGGCAGCTGGAGAAGACCTGGCTGCAGCGCTCGAAGTCCTACGCCGACGCGTGCGCGGAGAAGAACAGCCGCGCGCTGCTGGAGAACATCAAGACGACCGACACGGTCAAGGACATGGAAAGTATCCGCAAGGCGCTTCGCGTCGAGAAGCTGAACTTCTACGGGTACTCCTACGGCACCTATCTCGGCCAGGTCTACGGGACGCTGTTCCCGCAGCACGTCCGGCGGATGGTCCTCGATTCCACTGTGGACCCCCGCAACGTCTGGTACCAGGCGAACCTCAATCAGGACGTGGCCTTCGACGTCAACCTGAACATCTGGTTCGGCTGGGTCGCCCAGCACGACGGCGTCTACCACCTCGGCAAGACGCAGGCCGCGGTGAAGCAGGTGTTCGACGAGCAGCTGAAGAAGGTGGCCGCCGTCCCGGCGGGCGGTTTCATCGGGCCGGACGAGCTCCTCGACGTCTTCCAGCAGGCGTCGTACTACCAGCTGCGCTGGACGCTGCTCGGCGACGCGCTCGCGAAGTTCGTCAACAAGGGCGACTGGCAGACGATGAAGGGGCTGTTCGAGGCCTTCGGCGGCCGCGGTGACGACAACGGGTACGCCGTCTACCTCGCCGTCCAGTGCACCGACGTGAAGTGGCCGCCGAGCTGGCAGCAGTGGAAGCGCGACAACTGGCGCACCTATGAGAAGGCGCCGTACTTCACGTGGCAGAACGCCTGGTTCAACGCGCCCTGCCTGTACTGGCCGGCGAAGCCCGCCAAGCCGGTGAAGGTCGACGGCTCGAAGGTGCCGAGTGTGCTGATGATCGGCGAGACGCTCGACGCGGCGACGCCGTACGAGGGCAGCCTCGAAGTTCGTAGCCGGTTCCCCGGCGCTCGCCTGATCGGTGAGCCGGGCGGCACGAGCCACGCCATCACCCCGCGCGGAAACGCCTGCGTCGACAACCGGATCGCCGACTACCTGGCGACCGGGGCACTGCCCGACCGCAAGCCGGGGCGTACGGCCGACGTCGAATGCGCGCCGCTGCCGCTCCCGGTGCCGCCTCCGGCACCCGCTTCGGCCCCCGACGCGGCACTCTCCCGGGTGCCCGCCTAA
- a CDS encoding ABC transporter permease, translating into MNLNYLALEIKRIVRSPQFALFTIGMPLAMFLLFGGIFGAREIAPGISTATVTMVNMAAYGAMTAALFTGTRVATERTDGWQRTLRLTPMRAPGYLMVKVSAGLFVALPVLLVIFAAGMIRGIRLETGQWLTIFGTLWLGTLPFAVLGLMIGLFGKGDTVQAVTGALMLPLGMFGGLWIPLQVLPGWMNTAGHLMPTYWLGEIGRAPVLGGTGLVTAVGVLAAWLVVPALVVMARFRLDTARL; encoded by the coding sequence ATGAACCTGAACTATCTGGCGCTGGAGATCAAGCGCATCGTCCGCAGCCCGCAGTTCGCGTTGTTCACCATCGGCATGCCGTTGGCGATGTTCCTGTTGTTCGGCGGCATCTTCGGCGCCCGCGAGATCGCTCCGGGTATCTCGACCGCGACGGTGACCATGGTGAACATGGCCGCGTACGGCGCCATGACCGCCGCACTGTTCACCGGCACCCGCGTCGCCACCGAGCGCACCGACGGCTGGCAGCGCACCCTGCGGCTGACGCCGATGCGGGCGCCCGGCTACCTGATGGTCAAGGTGTCGGCCGGATTGTTCGTCGCCCTGCCCGTCCTGCTGGTGATCTTCGCGGCCGGGATGATCCGCGGCATCCGGCTCGAAACCGGCCAGTGGCTCACGATCTTCGGCACGCTGTGGCTCGGGACGCTGCCCTTCGCCGTGCTGGGCCTGATGATCGGCCTGTTCGGCAAGGGAGACACCGTCCAAGCGGTGACCGGCGCGCTGATGCTGCCGCTGGGCATGTTCGGCGGGCTGTGGATCCCGCTGCAGGTCCTGCCCGGCTGGATGAACACCGCCGGGCACCTCATGCCGACGTACTGGCTCGGCGAGATCGGCCGCGCGCCGGTGCTCGGCGGTACGGGCCTGGTGACCGCCGTCGGAGTGCTCGCGGCGTGGCTGGTGGTGCCCGCGCTCGTGGTGATGGCGAGGTTCCGGCTCGACACGGCGAGACTGTGA
- a CDS encoding DNA polymerase IV codes for MGGHDRWVIHLDMDAFYASCEQLTRPTLAQRPVLVGGAGPRGVVAGASYQAREHGIKSAMPMSQARRLLPPNGVILPPRFKLYELLSTRVFDLVATYAPVLERISLDEAFAEPPSLAGASSDEVREFGARLREHIRSDVGLVASIGAASGKQVAKVASDLAKPDGLLVVDQGTERDFLAPLPTRVLWGIGPVAEGKLRAIGVRTLGQLTALSDADAVSTLGSVVGRDLRRLATGVDDRPVSDRAELKQVSAETTFDRDLIDLPSLRREVRDLAVHAHRRLVNAGRVARTVVVKLRHTDFSTVTRSETMASPTDEFDQLAAMAERLLIDPAEFGGVRLAGVALSGLSVPHQDPLFTLSVPVSDVPVIERAPAPAPVVSSSWRPGDDVVHDEFGTGWVQGAGHGRVTVRFETRSSGPGVARTFPQEDPALRRGEPGDCLA; via the coding sequence ATGGGCGGGCATGACCGGTGGGTCATCCACCTCGACATGGACGCGTTCTACGCCTCCTGTGAACAGCTGACCCGGCCGACACTGGCGCAGCGTCCGGTACTGGTCGGTGGCGCGGGCCCGCGCGGCGTGGTCGCCGGGGCGAGTTACCAGGCGCGGGAACACGGGATCAAATCGGCGATGCCGATGTCGCAGGCCCGTCGGTTGCTGCCGCCCAACGGGGTCATCCTCCCGCCGCGGTTCAAACTGTACGAACTGCTGAGCACCCGGGTGTTCGACCTCGTCGCCACCTACGCGCCCGTGCTGGAACGGATCTCCCTCGACGAGGCCTTCGCGGAGCCGCCGTCACTGGCCGGGGCGTCGTCGGACGAGGTGCGGGAATTCGGTGCCCGCCTGCGGGAGCACATCCGCTCCGACGTCGGCCTGGTCGCGTCGATCGGGGCGGCGTCGGGGAAACAGGTCGCGAAGGTCGCTTCGGATCTGGCGAAACCGGACGGGCTGCTCGTCGTCGACCAGGGCACCGAACGCGACTTCCTCGCTCCGCTGCCGACCAGGGTGCTGTGGGGGATCGGCCCGGTGGCGGAGGGGAAACTGCGGGCGATCGGCGTCCGGACACTCGGGCAGCTGACCGCGCTCTCCGACGCCGACGCGGTGTCCACTTTGGGCAGTGTGGTCGGGCGGGACCTGCGTCGGCTGGCGACCGGCGTCGACGACCGGCCGGTATCCGACCGCGCGGAGCTCAAGCAGGTCAGCGCGGAGACGACGTTCGACCGGGATCTGATCGACCTGCCGAGCCTGCGGCGCGAGGTCCGCGACCTCGCCGTGCACGCGCACCGGCGGCTCGTCAACGCCGGCCGGGTCGCGCGGACGGTGGTGGTGAAGCTGCGGCACACCGATTTCAGCACGGTGACCCGTTCGGAGACGATGGCTTCGCCCACCGACGAATTCGACCAGCTCGCCGCGATGGCGGAACGGCTGCTGATCGACCCGGCGGAATTCGGCGGCGTGCGGCTGGCCGGTGTCGCGTTGTCCGGGCTTTCGGTGCCGCATCAGGATCCGCTGTTCACGCTTTCCGTTCCGGTTTCGGACGTGCCGGTGATCGAGCGGGCACCCGCGCCGGCGCCCGTGGTCTCGTCGAGCTGGCGGCCAGGGGACGACGTCGTGCACGACGAGTTCGGCACCGGCTGGGTACAGGGCGCCGGACACGGCCGGGTGACCGTCCGCTTCGAGACGCGATCCAGCGGGCCGGGCGTGGCGCGAACGTTCCCGCAGGAGGATCCGGCGCTGCGCCGGGGAGAACCCGGCGACTGCCTGGCTTGA
- a CDS encoding aminotransferase class V-fold PLP-dependent enzyme produces MTRISPRYLLQFGEPAGYLDFARFGPPSHAVLDTTASLLDASTKAGPSTVDDLMRQETRAKAAAARLSGSDTDHTVLLPHTSLGLFQAAFNAPGGEALVSAAEFPANTYPWARAEQAGRLTVRRLPLGNVTADAVKAALTPETSLVSVSAVDFRTGYRADLAAIREVVGDRLLVVDGIQGFGVTEAPWEVADVLVVGGQKWLRAGWGTGFAVLSDRALERMEPILSGWTGARDPGLFDDEIHPADDTAAAWSISNLSPITSGAFAAALELVEEAGVGAIAGRIAERVGELEEVVKSAGGEVVSAVERRAGILAFTLPGHAAEQVGSALANAGIAATVRPEHVRLSPHASTPASAAEQVRSALERLKKPARVFETPVVASAASGDLLTALVPAVHALAAMLGPGNEVLLHDLSRLPDSIVAIAGDLTGRTVGGPMTDLLLGLVRRGTTQDLTNYETHGPDGRAIRSSTLFLRDADGVAIGCLCVNRLSDGAPKANGHEPETFPPDVDSLQRFLVGRAVAKAGIPVDLMKKRHKAAVVRELDEAGFFLIKDSVDHLAGELDVTRYTIYNYLNEIRG; encoded by the coding sequence ATGACGCGGATCTCGCCGCGGTACCTGCTGCAGTTCGGCGAACCGGCCGGGTACCTCGACTTCGCCCGGTTCGGCCCGCCGTCGCACGCCGTGCTCGACACGACGGCGAGCCTGCTCGACGCCTCGACGAAGGCCGGTCCGTCCACTGTGGACGACCTGATGCGGCAGGAGACCAGGGCCAAGGCCGCCGCCGCGCGGCTTTCCGGCAGCGACACCGACCACACGGTGCTGTTGCCGCACACCAGTCTCGGCTTGTTCCAGGCCGCGTTCAACGCGCCGGGTGGCGAGGCACTGGTGTCGGCGGCGGAGTTCCCGGCCAACACCTATCCGTGGGCCCGCGCGGAACAGGCGGGACGGCTGACCGTGCGACGGCTGCCGCTGGGCAACGTCACCGCGGACGCGGTCAAGGCGGCGCTGACCCCGGAGACGTCGCTGGTGAGCGTGAGCGCGGTCGACTTCCGCACCGGGTACCGCGCCGACCTGGCGGCCATCCGCGAGGTGGTGGGGGACCGGCTTCTCGTGGTCGACGGGATCCAGGGCTTCGGCGTGACCGAGGCGCCGTGGGAGGTCGCGGACGTGCTCGTCGTCGGCGGGCAGAAGTGGCTGCGGGCGGGCTGGGGAACCGGTTTCGCCGTGCTGTCCGATCGCGCGCTGGAGCGGATGGAGCCGATCCTCTCCGGCTGGACCGGTGCCCGCGACCCCGGCCTGTTCGACGACGAGATCCATCCGGCGGACGACACCGCGGCCGCGTGGTCGATCTCGAACCTGAGCCCGATCACCTCGGGCGCGTTCGCGGCCGCGCTGGAACTGGTCGAGGAAGCGGGCGTCGGCGCCATCGCCGGGCGGATCGCCGAACGGGTCGGCGAGCTCGAAGAGGTCGTGAAATCCGCCGGCGGGGAAGTGGTTTCGGCCGTCGAGCGGCGGGCCGGGATCCTCGCCTTCACGCTGCCGGGGCACGCGGCCGAACAGGTGGGTTCCGCGCTGGCGAACGCCGGGATCGCGGCGACCGTGCGGCCGGAACACGTCCGGCTGTCGCCGCACGCGTCCACCCCGGCGAGCGCGGCGGAACAGGTGCGTTCGGCGTTGGAGCGGCTGAAGAAACCGGCTCGTGTCTTCGAAACGCCGGTCGTCGCATCCGCGGCCTCGGGCGATCTGCTCACCGCGCTCGTCCCGGCGGTGCACGCGCTCGCGGCGATGCTGGGGCCGGGCAACGAGGTCCTGCTGCACGACCTGAGCAGGCTGCCGGACTCGATCGTCGCCATCGCGGGGGACCTCACCGGCCGGACGGTCGGCGGGCCGATGACGGATCTGCTGCTGGGCCTGGTCCGCCGCGGCACCACGCAGGATCTGACGAACTACGAGACCCACGGTCCCGACGGGCGCGCGATCCGGTCGTCGACGCTGTTCCTGCGGGACGCCGACGGGGTCGCGATCGGCTGCCTGTGTGTCAACCGGCTGTCCGACGGCGCGCCGAAGGCCAACGGGCACGAACCCGAGACGTTCCCGCCGGACGTCGACAGCCTGCAGCGGTTCCTGGTCGGGCGCGCGGTGGCGAAGGCCGGGATCCCGGTGGACCTGATGAAGAAACGGCACAAGGCGGCCGTGGTCCGGGAACTGGACGAGGCGGGGTTCTTCCTCATCAAGGACTCGGTGGACCACCTCGCCGGGGAGCTCGACGTCACGCGGTACACGATCTACAACTACCTGAACGAGATCCGGGGCTGA